In one Rhopalosiphum padi isolate XX-2018 chromosome 3, ASM2088224v1, whole genome shotgun sequence genomic region, the following are encoded:
- the LOC132927099 gene encoding SET domain-containing protein SmydA-8-like: protein MDMDAINDCVKNYLSQRGAKSYGGWTICAGSATVAGRGIVATRDYNAGDVIFVDVPLIVSPRTMSPDGAGSPVCPVCYAVVTKPTGCPGGCQWPVCGSKCANRPEHRDECRYVCQLRPKTKSDGQTWSVGIYNAITAVRGLSIKHGEYEYFLDALQKKLTEKLTFEVEELKRNISMELHKEDEQIMITTCKIMDANCFETILNRENKLISLKGLYPVASFMNHCCVPNTMHNFDEKLQMIVKASLPIYKGQEITTSYTNLIWPTSLRHHHLLTSKQFICTCSRCCDTEEFGADLASLNCIVKNCDGRILPINPLNKMSIWQCKICTKLVTSTEMTCFYKDIEIFMKSINVFCPKSFEAILKSMNIHKDSPFVVDLRLKFIWKSKNNSLNLEQLLYKEKLCIEILDLVQKLRLGQCRLLGLISLELQKVIKEKVDRFRKKWNTITLNVFEEQISKLKEIYSSILDEDANLNINNIQ from the exons ATGGATATGGACGCTATCAACGATTGTGTAAAGAATTATCTGTCCCAAAGAGGCGCAAAAAGCTATGGTGGATGGACGATCTGCGCTGGGTCCGCAACAGTGGCCGGTCGCGGTATCGTGGCTACCCGCGACTACAACGCGGGTGACGTGATATTCGTGGACGTGCCGCTGATCGTTTCGCCAAGAACGATGAGCCCGGATGGCGCAGGAAGTCCGGTGTGTCCAGTGTGTTATGCGGTAGTAACGAAGCCGACAGGATGTCCGGGTGGTTGCCAGTGGCCGGTGTGTGGTAGTAAGTGTGCCAACCGACCCGAACACCGAGACGAATGCCGGTACGTTTGCCAGCTGCGCCCGAAAACCAAGAGCGATGGACAGACGTGGTCGGTGGGCATTTACAATGCAATAACAGCCGTCCGGGGCTTGTCGATCAAACACGGCGAGTATGAGTACTTCCTGGACGCATTGCAAAAGAAATTGACAGAAAAACTCACGTTTGag GTAGAAGAATTGAAAAGAAACATAAGTATGGAATTACACAAGGAGGATGAACAAATAATGATAACTACTTGTAAAATAATGGATGCTAATtgttttgaaacaattttaaatcgtgaaaataaattaataagtttaaaaggCCTGTATCCTGTAGCATCATTTATGAACCATTGCTGTGTTCCTAACACAATGCACAATTTTGATGAAAAACTTCAAATGATTGTAAAAGCTTCCTTACCGATATATAAAGGACAGGAAATTACTACAAGttacacaaatttaatttggccaacttCATTACGACATCATCATTTGTTAacttcaaaacaatttatttgcaCTTGTAGTCGATGTTGTGACACAGAA gaATTTGGAGCTGACTTAGCATCGCTGAATTGCATAGTTAAAAATTGTGATGGGCGCATTTTACCAATAAATCCATTAAACAAAATGTCGATTTGGCAATGCAAGATTTGCACAAAATTAGTAACAAGCACTGAAATGACATGTTTCTACAAAGATATCGAGATTTTTATGAAGAGCATAAATGTGTTTTGTCCAAAAAGCTTTGAAGCAATTTTGAAGTCAATGAATATTCATAAAGATAGTCCATTTGTAGTtgatttaagattaaaatttatatggaAATCGAAAaacaata GTTTAAATCTTGAACAATTGCTCTACAAAGAAAAATTGTGTATAGAAATATTGGACTTAGTTCAAAAACTAAGATTAGGCCAATGTCGATTATTAG gtttaATATCTCTAGAACTTCAGAAAGTTATTAAAGAAAAAGTCGATCGTTTCAGAAAGAAGTGGAACACAATAACATTGAAT